The genomic DNA ataACTGCAGAGTCTTTAGGCAAGATCAACGAGAAGTCACACCACCGGAAGTGTACTACGGTAAGGTAGGCCATAGAACAACAACGACACCTTTCACCCGCTGATACACGTAACCCAATCGTGAACTATCGTGAATTAACAGAAAATGTGCTAAAAACACGGGAACTACAAACGTAAGCACAAGGTTAACACTTTTCCTCCAGCGATTCGATTTTGGTGGTTGGCTTTTCTTCGCCTTTTGCACGCTGGTACCGTTGCAGCACGATATTTTACACCCATTTGCACATACGAATCACACCAATCACACATacaagcacgcacacacacacagtcataCACTTTCGTGACTGCCGATTTTCCTATGCATTAGGtattcatatttttaaaaacacacacacacacaaacccccgGTTACACAACCTGCCGTGCCATTGTCGCGTTCCTTCGCGTCATAGCCTTGCACTTTGCTGCAAGCTTTGCTTTGGTAGGGATGGTGGCGAGGCGAGCCAGTTCCGCCCCATTACGGTTATTGTGCAGCTCTTCTCTCGAACGAGTCACCCTTCCCTCGCGCATCCTCCTTCTTTCGTTCGCTTGCTCCACCCGCTTCCACTACCACTAATGAAACACAACCGGATAATGGGGTCGGGCTCCAAATCAATAAAGCATCGAGCGAATTCGTCCGCTGCGTCGGTCGACCGTTgaacttttttgttgattCTATCGGACTTGTAACAGAGCCGgtattgcacacacacacacactcacgcacgcaTACACGAGACAGGTCACAGACAAAGATTGCACGGTTTTCTTCTGCTGGAAAAGCAATTCCGAACAGCTTGTTCGGCACTGCCGATCACATCCGGGAATGCCGGAGTAGCGCCACTTTATCGCTATCGCGGGGCCAATGGACGCACACAAGCTCACTCTAAACGGGGCCCTTTTCCCACTGTTACCCCCTTGTGGTAAGGCACACGAAATGGTACGCTTTCCTACGAGCTTGCACCATTCTTGCGTCGGGGAGACCACTGAAGCAtgagaaaaaacactctcGTCAGCCAGTGGCACGGTATTTTCGGTCGCCATTTGCTATCACTCGCTCGCTTCCAGAGCTACGACGCCACCATCTCGGCCACTGCCTCTGAAAATATGTGGGCGTATCGCTGGTTTTTTGCGCTGTGGCAGGAAGACACACTTACACCCGTCCCAACATCACCACTTGCTATCCGTGCGTATTTTCGATGCGGCTGGAGAACGTCGGGAGAATGCTAATCAACTGCAGAAGCTGTACTTGCTTACTCGCGCTaacactggctggctggttgggtGAGGTGTGTTTTGTGCTACGTCGTTTGGCTGCATACACCGCCCAGCACAGCACCGGAAGCGGTCAATAATGAGCCGCACCAGGGGCGTTATCACTTCACCCGCCCGAGTGCTCACGTTGGCCAAGGGTTTTGGCCAACTTTCTTGCCTGTTTTGCGGCCGACAACAGCGAAcagaaacaaacgcaaaaaaccaaacgggACCAGAGAATACGGCGACGGAATGAAGGAATTTGCTGTCAAAGCTTCCTCTTCTTGTTTTGCAAGTGTTTGCAAGACAGAACCTGACAACAGTCGGTCGGGTTTCGTGCGTGTCAGTTTGCGTTGCTGTTATTTTCGAATTCATTTTCGAACGACGTCGGAACGTTGCAGATGGCCAACTGCAATTTGCCACAAAATTACCCATTGGTGGGCCGCGTCAAGCATTGTGAAATGAGTATCTATTTCAGTGTGATTGCGAGCCACTCGGATAACTTTTGTAGCCAACATTTTTATTGACAATCATACGGTGGTAACGGAGACCATTGCCTACTTACCTCGTATCAGCACCGTTCGAGAAGGGATAGTTTTTTCACCGGGAATTTTCAAAACAATCCGCTGTCATGTGAGGTTCCAAATCGGCAAGAAACAACTCACAAAAAGGCCGTCTCCTCGTTGATCCTTACTCTATTCAGGCTTCAATGAAATAGTGCAATCTTAGCTCGTAGTTGCAGGTACGTAAGCTGGCCACAGAACCCGTCCCTCGTTTTGTGCCCATTTCGAACGCCATTCATCGTTTGCCGTGTGTCGCTTGTTTCAGGCGATGGCTCCTTCCGCCGCTGGAGCTACTCCTCTCCGCGCATCGCCCACAGTTTCCGAACCACCTGCTTCCGGGACGTGGGTCCGGGAGAGCAACCTGCACTGGTACCATCGATGGATGATCCGGGTGCTACAGGCCGGTCCCATACCGTCGCACGTCGCGTTCATTATGGACGGCAACCGACGGTACGCCCGGAAAGCTAACATTGCCAAAGCGGAGGGCCACTCGGCCGGGTTCGAGAAGCTGTCCGAAACGCTGCAGTGGTGCCTGGAGGTGGGCATCAGCGAGGTGACGGTGTACGCGTTCAGCATCGAAAACTTCAAGCGCACACAGGAGGAGGTGGACACGTTGATGAATCTGGCGCGGGAAAAGTTTCAGCGGCTGCTGGCCGAACGGGACCGGCTGCACGAGCGGGGCATCTGCATTCGCATCATCGGTAACTGGGATCTGCTCGCACCGGACATACAGCGCAGCATCGCGGAAGCGGTCCTGCTCACGCGCCACAACCGCAAGGCCATCCTGAACGTGGCGTTCGCGTACACGTCCCGGGACGAAATAACACATTCCATCCGTACCGTGGCGCAGGCCGTCGGCGATGGGCAGCTCGAGCCGGAGGACGTTAGCGAGGAGCTGCTGACCCGCTGCCTGTACACAAAGTATTCTGCCGAGCCGGATCTGCTGGTGCGCACGTCCGGCGAGGTGCGGTTAAGCGACTTCCTGCTCTGGCAGTCGGCCACCACCGTGATGTACTTTACCGAAACGCTTTGGCCCGAATTTACCATCTGGCATCTGCTCGGCGCGGTGTTCTACTATCAACGGGTACGCTGGCGCATGATGGACGTGCGGAAAACGTTAGACCAATACACCGACGGTGGTGTAGAGCTGTGCGGCAAGCGGCAGGAGCGTATCGGCCGGTTTTTGGAGTACGTCGAGCGACAGGAGGAGCATTACCTGATGCGACTGGCTCGGGGGACGGGTGTAAAGTAACGTGGATCAACTTCTGTTAGGGTGAAGCGTTCGCCAGTGCGAGTGCGAgaaattatgtaaaatttggtttgtttttttcccactAGGTGTTATGTTATAAACGAACAATGCTAGAACAATGCCAATCGCATACCAAGTCCTTGAGCTTCGCCGGGAGTTTCATTTCGAGTGTACGAGCCAGTTccgaaacgcacacacacacacggccatTTGCGTCAATCGTGTTTCACTAGTGGTTGACTTTATTGTAAATTCTTTGTTCTTCGACGATGAGTTGGTGGTTGCATGCATTCAATCAGTTACATTAGTGTCTCCCTCCAGCGTGGGGGATGATGAGTGGCGCAAGTTCTCCATTTCTGTACCGATTTCCTCCAAGAGGCCGAGCGCTTTTGCACAATTGAACGTACCTTACTCCACTTCCGATGCAACCAACTAGCATCTTCCTCGCGTAAATTGTCTACATTGAATCGATTTCGCTTACTGGACAATCCATTTTACAATGGTTACttcgaatgtttttttttattcctaaacccacctctctttctctatctctctctcactctctacACATAACTACCACTTGCTGTTCTCTAACGCCGCGCTACTAGCACTAATCACGGATGGTGGGTAAAGGACGACGATGGGCGTTTGGAGACTAATGAGGGCGGGCACGCAgccacaaaacgaaaacaaaaaaaaaacacaaaaagccGACGAGTTCCATTAATGGCGTGTAATCTGGGGATACTGCTACTACATGGACGCCCCTCCACGGCCTAACGTCTTATAGGTTGGAAGATGTGAACGCACCGGGTATAACATCACTCGCTCTGCCCTCATATCGCGCTCGGTGTACAACACTTCCACAAATCACAATCCACCCAATCAATTCCTTCCTCTGCTCAGTTCGGGTtagtaaaatgaaaatatggTATACGATTAATGTAACTCTACGTGACTACATACTTGTGTAAAGGTAATAAGGTAATAACTAGTTCAACGTGAAGCGACCACCTGCAGGACGAACGCAGGAGGCAATGCAAACCTGGACACCGGGCAACAATTGTTAATTTGCAAACCCATTCGAGAGGTTtcgctttcgctttttttttgtttcctgcaTCACAAACAACATATCCGACCGGCCGGCCTGTTTGGTGGTGATAATGTGTTGCCGTGGCGTCgttccaaaataaaaaaaaaaaagaacaaaaacaaaagcttgctTTTTCCTTGCTGTTATGCTTACATAAATATGTACTCCTATATCACGTGTGTAAGCGACATCAATATGGTCGCACATTATTATGCCggctgacgatgatgatgatgatcatgttGAATGAAGGGAACAACCGCGTGCAGTGTTTGTTCATCCGGTTCATCATCACCATGGAGACGGAGGggagaggagggggggggggtggtatTTTCGCCGTACTTCTCGACGCCATTTAAAATTATCCTAAAAACAtctctcctcctcctcctcctccaccaccaccacctctgTCACCCCGACCGGGGTCTCGGTTGTCCGTGGAAAGCGCCTTACCATACACACGTACAACACCGTACCGTAACTTCCCTTGCAAACCGTATCTACACAATGTGGTTATTATTGTTGCCACCGGCTTCGGGCCACCACGGCGAACGGCGGGGCGCGCGTCTGCTGTTACCGGGCCCACGCCTGTTATTGCCCGGGCCAGCGGGCGCTAGCTCCGTTGGCGCTGCTAGCCCACCGCCCGGGTTAAAGTTAACGTTTGGCAGCGCAGCCACCCCGAGCCGTGCACCCATGCTGGTCGAGGGCATGTCCGGTGCGGAGCGCACCTGCGCCTGCTTAGCCCGGTGGCGGTGCATTGCGTCGAGCAGCTCGTCGTCGGTCGTGTCCTCCGAACCGTggaacgaaccggacagctGCGCGTTGAGGATGTTGTTGCCGGTCCCGACTGGTGCTGCGGTGGGACTGACCGGCAGAGACGAGGGCGCTTGTTGCAGGGGTGTTGTTggctgtgatgatgatgagcctGATTCTTGCTGAGCAATGGCATCGTTTTGCTGGGCCGTCGAAGATTGAGTGgaaaaaaatctgcaaaaaTGAAACGGTTTAATATCGCTACTGCCCGGCATCTTTCACACGGTTGAAGCGTGAAAATACCTTTGGAAAAACCTCCAACGGGACAGTGGAACTACAACATTGTCACCGATCGAGGTGTACGGTGACTCGTTCggtggttgttgctgctgttgctgctgctgctgctgttgcgaggTGGCACGGCCGCGCAACAACCACCTTGCGCTAGGTACATTCCGATCGTCCAGCagctcgtcgtcgtcatcggaCGCTGGCACCTCCATCACATGGCTGCTGGGCGGGGCATGCTGTTGAGTTTGTTGTTCCTCCCTTTGCGGTGGAGCGGGCGGCGGAACCGCACCGGTACCGGCTGGAGCGGCTGGCGTGGAAGACGATGTGACCGGTGGTGCGGTCACGACGACTgctgcaccaccaccgcccaCCGTTGCACTGCTGTCCGTCGAGTTGAGCAGCGGCGTCGATTCGTCCGCATTCGTCGATGACATGCTGTCGCTCGAGTACCGGCGCTGCCGTGTTTCGCCGCGCACAATCACTCGCCTCTTGCAGATAGGACAAACGCGCCGGTTCTTCGTCAGCCAAGGATCGATGCAGATCGCGTGGTAAGCtgtaacaaaagaaaaccggAAGAACCGCATCAATGCTTGCACACACCGTTTAGCGAAACCGCGCACGGCGGAAAACTGCTTTCACCTACCATGCCGACACGGCAGCACCCGCAGCCGCTCGTTCTCCACAAAATCTTCCAGACAGATGGCGCACACGTCGAAGCGCATCCCTTTGGCGAACTTTACGATGCCGATCCGGCGAAGCACGCGTGCCGGCAACCGGTGGCGCATCCGGCGACGTCGCTCGCGAATACACCGGATAATCATGAACAGCACCTGCAACACACGCTACCGAAAATCAGcgacaaaaacacacgcacacatacagtaCAGGCCATATGGGCAATCGGACACCTCGGCACGCACCTACGTTCGCTTCTACTGTGCTGTGTGCCGTGAGCCTTCGCAATGTAAGCCTCTCCGAGCGAAACAATGTGCGATCTTACGATAGCGTAGTGTCGAATGAGTGAAGTGTCCGATTTGTTGCCGAAATGACCCATTGGCGGTGGAGTTTTGTGCAACCCATCACGGGTTTGTGAACAGTGCCAATCCCAACTCAGCGTCCGACTTACCATGATGATGAAGCACAGCCCAACTACGATCGCGAACGGAATAATCAGATTGTTGCTAATGTTGAACGGGATGTCGTCGGTGATGACGAGCGCGTAATCGCGATCGTACAGGTACGCCTCGATGATGCTGCGCCCGCTGCTTTCGCCGACAAACACCGACGGGATGAGCAGATCTTGCGGGTGATTAGCAGACATGTGCTCTGTTTGTGCGATACAGTCGGAAAGAGGGTTAATGCAAAGTTGCACAGCAAACGGCCAAGGGTTGCGCTAGCGCCAACATTACCCAAATCGTTACTGCCCACGTTGTGAACGATCACCATCGCGTATCCGGCCTGTTGCGCATTGCGTACCTTCACCTCGAACGAGCAGTTGTACCTTGAATGAGAACGTGGAGTGGGAAACATaagtacacacacatagaAGCCGCTTAAACCTTAAAAGACTTCATATACTTTACCGAGCGATTACTACCGCGAACTTGCTGGTAACGTTCGGTGCTGGACGCATTTCGGTACAACCATCCGGTGGGTCGGATTTGTCTGCCAGCACCTTCAGCCCGGAGTCAGGAATTTCACCCCCAAACGTCGCAGGAAGGTCGCGAAATTCTTCGATAATCTGCAATGAAGGGGAAAGAGGgggaaaacaattaataagAAAAGCAAGACGCAAAACAT from Anopheles stephensi strain Indian chromosome 2, UCI_ANSTEP_V1.0, whole genome shotgun sequence includes the following:
- the LOC118505520 gene encoding dehydrodolichyl diphosphate synthase complex subunit DHDDS, which translates into the protein MAPSAAGATPLRASPTVSEPPASGTWVRESNLHWYHRWMIRVLQAGPIPSHVAFIMDGNRRYARKANIAKAEGHSAGFEKLSETLQWCLEVGISEVTVYAFSIENFKRTQEEVDTLMNLAREKFQRLLAERDRLHERGICIRIIGNWDLLAPDIQRSIAEAVLLTRHNRKAILNVAFAYTSRDEITHSIRTVAQAVGDGQLEPEDVSEELLTRCLYTKYSAEPDLLVRTSGEVRLSDFLLWQSATTVMYFTETLWPEFTIWHLLGAVFYYQRVRWRMMDVRKTLDQYTDGGVELCGKRQERIGRFLEYVERQEEHYLMRLARGTGVK
- the LOC118505509 gene encoding E3 ubiquitin-protein ligase RNF13 isoform X1, producing MNMQPAMTVIMSEEQDGSERLQQNGRYQHRPPSKPPIANRRTHRLVLLVAMMLLMLQLIPCAKADILVYQMLNDQIIEEFRDLPATFGGEIPDSGLKVLADKSDPPDGCTEMRPAPNVTSKFAVVIARYNCSFEVKVRNAQQAGYAMVIVHNVGSNDLEHMSANHPQDLLIPSVFVGESSGRSIIEAYLYDRDYALVITDDIPFNISNNLIIPFAIVVGLCFIIMRVLQVLFMIIRCIRERRRRMRHRLPARVLRRIGIVKFAKGMRFDVCAICLEDFVENERLRVLPCRHAYHAICIDPWLTKNRRVCPICKRRVIVRGETRQRRYSSDSMSSTNADESTPLLNSTDSSATVGGGGAAVVVTAPPVTSSSTPAAPAGTGAVPPPAPPQREEQQTQQHAPPSSHVMEVPASDDDDELLDDRNVPSARWLLRGRATSQQQQQQQQQQQPPNESPYTSIGDNVVVPLSRWRFFQRFFSTQSSTAQQNDAIAQQESGSSSSQPTTPLQQAPSSLPVSPTAAPVGTGNNILNAQLSGSFHGSEDTTDDELLDAMHRHRAKQAQVRSAPDMPSTSMGARLGVAALPNVNFNPGGGLAAPTELAPAGPGNNRRGPGNSRRAPRRSPWWPEAGGNNNNHIV
- the LOC118505509 gene encoding E3 ubiquitin-protein ligase RNF13 isoform X2 — protein: MNMQPAMTVIMSEEQDGSERLQQNGRYQHRPPSKPPIANRRTHRLVLLVAMMLLMLQLIPCAKADILVYQMLNDQIIEEFRDLPATFGGEIPDSGLKVLADKSDPPDGCTEMRPAPNVTSKFAVVIARYNCSFEVKVRNAQQAGYAMVIVHNVGSNDLEHMSANHPQDLLIPSVFVGESSGRSIIEAYLYDRDYALVITDDIPFNISNNLIIPFAIVVGLCFIIMVLFMIIRCIRERRRRMRHRLPARVLRRIGIVKFAKGMRFDVCAICLEDFVENERLRVLPCRHAYHAICIDPWLTKNRRVCPICKRRVIVRGETRQRRYSSDSMSSTNADESTPLLNSTDSSATVGGGGAAVVVTAPPVTSSSTPAAPAGTGAVPPPAPPQREEQQTQQHAPPSSHVMEVPASDDDDELLDDRNVPSARWLLRGRATSQQQQQQQQQQQPPNESPYTSIGDNVVVPLSRWRFFQRFFSTQSSTAQQNDAIAQQESGSSSSQPTTPLQQAPSSLPVSPTAAPVGTGNNILNAQLSGSFHGSEDTTDDELLDAMHRHRAKQAQVRSAPDMPSTSMGARLGVAALPNVNFNPGGGLAAPTELAPAGPGNNRRGPGNSRRAPRRSPWWPEAGGNNNNHIV